GGGCACTGGCCGACGGCGACGACGGCGCGTTCGCCGAGTCCGAGCGGCTGCACGAGGCATCCGCGCATCCGTTCGAGCACGCCCGCACGCTGCTGGCGTGGGGGCGGTCGCTGCGTCGCCGGCGTCGGCGGCAGGACGCGCGCGACCGCCTCGCGGAGGCCGCCGAGCGGTTCGACGCCCTCGGTGCGCGCTCGTGGTGCGACGCGGTCGCGCAGGAGCGGGTCGCGTGCGGCGAGCGACCGGCCGGCGGCGCCGTCGCAGGGCCGCTGGCGTCGCTGACCCCGCGCGAGCTCGAGGTGGTCGCGCTCGTCGCCGACGGCGCGAGCAACGCCGACGTCGCCGCCCGCCTCGTGCTCTCGCGGCGCACGGCCGAGTACCACCTGGGCAACGCCTACCGGAAACTCGGCGTGTCGAGTCGCGCCGGCCTGTTCGCCGCGCTCGCGAGCGCGCACGCCGACACCACGCGCCCGCCGGGTTCCTCGAGTGGTCACGAAGTGCCGGAATCCGCGCGGCGAAGCGACATCTCGTGACGACTCGGCGAGCGGGGGCCGGGGGCCGGGGGCCGGGGCCGGGGGTCGGGGCCGGGGGTCGGGGACCGGGGGTCGGTCGCCGGGTCAGGAGCCGTCGTCGGCCGAGGTGCGCTCCCGCTCGCGCCGCGCGATGTCCTCGGCGAGCTCGTCGTCGATGAGCAGGTCGCGGCGCACATGGTCGGTGCGGTAGGCGGCGCGGCCGAGCATGTGCGCGGTCATCGGCTGGGTGAGCAGCTGGAAGGTCAGGATCAGCACGATCGTGGTGAGCACGCCCCACGTCGGCACCTCGACGAGGATCGCGACGAGCACGGCGACCAGGCCCAGCACCTGCGGCTTGGTGCCCGCGTGCAGGCGCGAGAGCACGTCGGGGAAGCGCACGATGCCGACGCCGGCGGCCATCGAGAGGAACGCGCCGAGCAGCACCAGCACGCCGATCACGACCTCGCGCACCCCGAACCCCTCGGGCAGCAGCGGCATGGCCTCGGCGGCGGGCGCGATGCCCTGTGCCGACACCGCGGGGGCGAGGAGCAGGGCGACGGATGCGGCGCTCACGAGTCGTCCTCCTTCGCCATGAACCTCGCGATGGCGATCGACCCGAGCACCGCGAACATCGCGAGGACGAGCAGCACGATGAGCGTGTCGGTGTGGTGGTTGACGGCCATCTCGGCGCCGATCGCGCACATCGAGATCGCGAGCAGCACGTCGGCCGCGAGCGCGCGGTCGAGGATCGACGGCCCGACGATGATGCGCCAGACCGCGCCGATCGCGCCGATGCCGAACATGATGCCGGCGAGGATCGTGACGGCCAGCCCGAAGATGCTCATCGCTCCCCCTCCCCGGAACCCGGGCGGCCCGGGTCATCGCGGTGCACCCCGTCGCGCCGGGCGATGTCGTCGGCCGAGACCTCGTCGCTGCCGAGCGAGGTGAGCCCGTCGGGCGCGCCGCCGTGTGCGCCGCCGCCCCGCTGCATCCGCCTGGCCCGTCGTTCGGCGCGCACCGACTCGGCCTCCTCGTGCGTGCCGACGGCGAGCACGATGCGCTCCTCGGTGCCGAGCACGTGGCGCCTGGTGCGCTCGACGTCCTCGTCGGTGCGGGTGCCGAGCGCGTGCAGGTAGAGCACCGCGCGCTCGCGGTCGACGTCGACCACGACGGTGCCGGGCACGACCGTGATCGCCTCGGCGGTGAGGGTCATGACGAGGTCGGAGTGGGTGTGCAGCTGCACGGCGATGATCGAGTTGACCGGCTTGTAGCGCGGGTTCACCGCCCAGAACGCGACCTCGATCGACGCGGTCGCGACGTCGACGATCATCCGCAGGCCGAGCAGCAGCCCGCGCCACGGGTTGAACCTGCCCGA
This portion of the Agromyces rhizosphaerae genome encodes:
- a CDS encoding Na+/H+ antiporter subunit E codes for the protein MSPARDISPWRSIWRQLPLLVLLIALWLFLWDEVTVMSVVTGVLLAILVTRVFYLPPVLLSGRFNPWRGLLLGLRMIVDVATASIEVAFWAVNPRYKPVNSIIAVQLHTHSDLVMTLTAEAITVVPGTVVVDVDRERAVLYLHALGTRTDEDVERTRRHVLGTEERIVLAVGTHEEAESVRAERRARRMQRGGGAHGGAPDGLTSLGSDEVSADDIARRDGVHRDDPGRPGSGEGER
- a CDS encoding monovalent cation/H+ antiporter complex subunit F — its product is MSIFGLAVTILAGIMFGIGAIGAVWRIIVGPSILDRALAADVLLAISMCAIGAEMAVNHHTDTLIVLLVLAMFAVLGSIAIARFMAKEDDS
- the mnhG gene encoding monovalent cation/H(+) antiporter subunit G, which encodes MSAASVALLLAPAVSAQGIAPAAEAMPLLPEGFGVREVVIGVLVLLGAFLSMAAGVGIVRFPDVLSRLHAGTKPQVLGLVAVLVAILVEVPTWGVLTTIVLILTFQLLTQPMTAHMLGRAAYRTDHVRRDLLIDDELAEDIARRERERTSADDGS